Sequence from the Zeugodacus cucurbitae isolate PBARC_wt_2022May chromosome 5, idZeuCucr1.2, whole genome shotgun sequence genome:
CATTTACTCATTTGATTGGACAGTTGAGTAAACAACTCTAGAGTTGCATTAGTATGGGAAAACTACTTCCAATAACACACCTGCTTTCATCACTTTCTGTTTGGCGTTAAATTGTCCCCACTTGCATGCGTGTGCGAATAGTTGCTAACGTTATACAGTGGTGGCTATATAATTGGGTACATATTTTAGATATGCCTTTAATTTTACAGACACAAGAAACCTTGACCAAACCATATTATGTTAGATGAGATATGCTCACCCTATTTTATTAAGCTCGCATATTTACGGTTATACACTATATAAAGTCAACCGGTAGGAGAGAGATTCATATAACTGACATTTGAGGTTCAGAAAAAGATTATGAACGcatttcgtttttgaaaaataatttccgaCAATTTTCTGATTTACCTGAGACAaatttgacgttacttttcaaatattcaaaatggcggaccaatatgaatttaatttcaaaatgtgCCCGCCTAATTGGTCGtcatttcgaaatttaaaaagtaacgtgaaattcgtaatcagcgaccccgtaaactcccgagtaacgagtttcaagcgaattcgATGATTTCTCCAAAAAAGTGTACgccattttggaatttttataagAGCTGCCATATTAGGTTTTTGAAGTTATGTCAAAATCCTGATCTGATCGGCTTAAATGTACCTCaaattcggattcagcgaccccaacaCCAGATGGTACATATAGTAAGACTCACATTTTAGAATCAAAAATTTGTAGTAATCAACTGTTTTCCCAAAAGTCACTAATTCTATGACCGCCACTGTAGATACTACATAAGTAAGCCTATCTATGTAAGTATCTTTCTAACTATCGCATACATAATATGCATGCTTTGGCCGACGACGAGCCTATTTGTAATATGcgcgaaaatattattttccaatttgtatCACGTGTTAGATATGTACCTTGCATGGGGGGAAAACTATTACTATCTCTTGATTATTACgtacattttttattgcatttattgctgttgttgtcacaaACAGGTGCTGAAAGTGGGTGGGATTTGTTGTGCACAGAATATCacgcatgacaacaacaagttttgtttttgttgtgctgaAGTCCGTCATGTCTGTAAGTGGTCTATAAATGGTGCTATTAAGTTATTACTCACCTAAGAACAGGCAATCTtttctttatacatacatagcatATGGACTGATATTACGTCAATTATGACGGAATTCCCGTTAATCagattgttttaattttttttgttttaaattgatttttttgttttttaatttgattactTCTCTGAGGTAAAAGTGTGAAGCTCTTACTCGCAATTcttgaaataatttcattgtCCTAACCATCGCGGCCGATGTTCTGAGATTACGAAGGTTCACCACgaattctaatatattttttgagagaAACATCCACAACAGAGTTAAGGGAGAGTAAAATACTGAAGCAGACGGTCTTCATGAGAGTTCCGTTCTCGTCTCGACCTTAATAGTTATTTCCACAGCACGAATGACTGTAACACTCATCCAAGTCCAACTAGTCTGCAGAAAAAAAGCTTGGTACTCCAATATCTATGAATCACAAAGGTCTTTCTAATGTCCCTCTGGGGAACAACCACACAACCTAATATCCAAGCAACAGAATATCGACGGGGTGTCCTTTTATGTAACTTAAATGTCTTATTCCTCGTTTTATGTTGGATTATGGTTAAGAATCATAAAACAATGCACAAAATAGCGGAAGTAAATGAGAAAACTTGGAATTCGCTGAACTTGATAAgctatttttaactatttcaacaTTCATAAACTCCATTTTCGCACTAGATCCGGTCTTTTAAAAGTCGGGATGTCAATAAGACTGTGTATAACTcactttctacatatttatcttCGACTTTTTACTaagcattatttattttaagagaTCTTGTGtgactaaaattaattttcctctTCAATGAATGAATGTATGATCTTGAAATCAAGGAGATAAGGATAAAATGGAATACTAGTAGCTGAGAACTGTTGAGGTTGTTCTTAAAGCACTGACATTTCACCCTATCATTTGTACAAGACTTCAAATGCtagatgtttttttttctaaagctATCGCCTCTCAGAATATAATgcctttttatttttacataaaaagcaTTCTTCAAAATGAATTTGTTATTCCGAAATGTTTATTATGGGTGTCTAATTTGTTGGATAATCTAAGGACTACTTGTATGCCGAATTTGCTAATATcgaaataccaaaaatattgcTTAAATTAAGAGAATCTTCAAACATTGTGAGTGCTAagacctacaacaacaacaatttcctcATTTGAAACCACTTCATAGTTCTAATTATCTTTTCGCTAACCCTTATGATCTaagaaatttctaatttttttgttgtcacaCGTTGTAATAAACGGTAATGAGCTGTTAACTCCTgttatctaatatttttataattccagCTAAATCGTAGCGGCATAAACCCCATAAAACCAGTTTATCAGCTTTAcaagcatttaattaattttccaatttgcattttttacatttttttgaacaGAAAAAAATCTGTTCCTCACACAAAGGTGCtcgaatatatatttacatacatacatatgtttgtaattgtaattccCGTTAAACACTTCTTCAATTTAAGTAAATGATCTGCCTATGCAGTGGGATTATCAATTGCGTATAATTGTTGTTGGTAAAAGCCAGTTTTGATTTATAGCGGGTAAATAAACTACAACAAGCGATGACATACAGacactatatatactatatttacgaCGATTTTTGCTTAaatcaaacaatattttgttgttgtatatgtgtgtatttgtattacaaatcggttattttggGTTACCAGCCGGTTTGGGTGGCTGACAACGCGATTCAAAGCACTGCGACAGTGGCTATTGATCAAACACGGCGCGTGATGGTCTgacattgatatatttttaatgaaaattcgagGGAAATTAATATGTCAggacaaacatacaaatttgtatataaatatatatataatatactttgaAGTGGCTGCTTGCACGGCGATTCATCATAATTTATCAAAATCTTGAGCAGCGTCGTAGACAAGCttgcataaattattttgtatttcattttttgatTGATGGAGGCGCGTCACTATTTAAATAACTTAGATAAAAATACGCAATTGAGACATACTTGGTGCTATGCCGCGATATTTTTTTAACCTCTTTGCATTTTTCTTGTGGTGTAAACCATAATTCACCTCCATGTAAAAATTATGTGATTTTCGCTTTTCATTACAGCGGCGGACCATTGAGCTGACAAGATGAAATTCGCCGAACATCTCTCGGCGCATATAACGCCGGAATGGCGCAAGCAATACATCAACTATGAGGTATAACCaacaaaacataattaaaataatcaaaatttcatataaaaaatccaaatttcatCACAGGAAATGAAAGCCATGCTCTACATGGCGGTCGAGGAAGCGCCCTCTGTCGACAGCGTTGAAGATGAGGTGCTCAAGCGACATTTCGCCAATTTCGATGAGAATTTCTTTCACTACTGCGACAAGGAATTGAAGAAGATCAACACATTCTACTCGGAAAAGCTGGCTGAGGCCACACGTAAATTCGCCACACTCAATGCCGAGTTGAAGACGTGCATCGAGGAGTCGGAGCGTTCGgcgaaaaaatcgaaatcgttGAAAAAACCCGGTTTACCGCATCGCAAAGTTGCCGAGCTGAGATTGGCGTTCAGTGAATTCTACTTGAGCTTGATTTTGTTACAAAACTATCAGAATTTAAATCACACCGGTTTTCGAAAAATTCTCAAGAAGCATGATAAGGTAGGTGTCTTGTCATATGTAAGTTCTTGAAGCCATCACATTTTAACTTCCACTGTTTGCTTGCAGCTACTGCGCGTCGACACCGGTGCCAAGTGGCGTCAGGAATACGTTGAGGCCTCACATTTCTTCACCaacaaagatatcgataatATTATCAATGAAACTGAGACCACGGTCACGACTGAATTGGAGAGCGGTGATCGTACGCGCGCCATGAAACGTTTGCGTGTACCACCGTTGGGTGAACAACAGAGTCCGTGGACCACATTTAAAGTGGGTCTCTTTTCGGGCAGTTTCATTGTGCTCGCCATAGTGGTGATATTGTCGGGTGAGTTTTGCTTCGATTTGATAAACTGTTCTTAGCTGATTAATAATTCggatccgttccggttacgtagaatcGACAGTCTCTAGGTTTCTTCAAGCTCCGTTATTGCtcgaaaaattccaaaattttcttatttaaatctCAATATCTCCTTCTACTTCCAGCAATTTTCCACGATATTACTGGCGAAAATCTCAAAGTCACCTTCCGTCTGTATCGCGGTCCGTTGCTCATCATTGAATTTATCTTTCTAATTGGCGTTAACATCTACGGCTGGCGTTCATCGGGTGTCAATCATGTGCTCATCTTCGAATTAGATCCGCGTAATCATCTCTCCGAACAGCATCTGATGGAATTATCTGCGATATTTGGCGTAATATGGACGTTGAGTATGTTAAGCTACTTATATAGCGCCAGCTTGAGTATACCGGCTTTCATTAATCCGCTTACACTAACAATTGTGATGGTGGCATTCTTGCTGAATCCATTTCACGTTTTTCACCACGATGCGCGTTTCTGGTTGCTGCGCATAACTGTTAGTTTAATTGtcgaaatatttatgtttattagtttgtaatatttctttatttcacaGGGTCGTATGGTGGCAGCGCCATTCTTCCATGTCGGTTTCGCTGATTTCTGGCTCGGCGATCAGCTGAATTCACTCACCACAGCTTTGTTGGATTTCGAGTATTTGGTGTGTTTCTACTTCACCAATGGCGATTGGTTTGAGGCGCGAGATGCCACCGCATGCATGGAAAAAGATTTTATTATACGTCCGATATTCAATTGCTTGCCAGCGTGGTTCCGTTTCGCGCAGTGTCTGCGTCGTTATCGCGATACGCGTGAAGCCTTCCCTCACTTGGTGAATGCTGGAAAGTATTCGAGCACTTTTGCTGTGGTGATATTCGCAACGTTAAGGAGCTTCAATGGACGTTAGTATTTATTCTAGTTTAGCTCAAATCTGTATTAGCTGTATTTTGAGGCCCTGTGACTTTCAGCGCTTATTCAGCTTAATATATTGTTGGCTGAATTGAGTGCTGAATGAGTCTACAACTCTATACTAGACTTTTTTCAGTGTTTCTGGCTTTGAGCGCTTATTCAGCCTAAGATAATGTTAGCTGAATAAAGTTTGGATGCAAAAGCGCTTAAAAAGTTTAGGGTTgagttgtaataaatattaaaattgtttactaCTTTCGCGTGTTTTTTGAAACCTTCTTcacaaaaaatctttattccaATATAATAGACTACTACTCAAGTACATTTGATAATCCATACACCTGGCTGTGGATTATTGCCTCCATTATCTCCTCATGTTATGCTTACACTTGGGATATAAAGATGGATTGGGGTCTCTTCGATAAGAATGCGGGCGAGAACACATTTTTGCGTGAGGAAATCGTTTACTCAACAGTAagtatgaattaaaaaaatataaattatatatttaataaacttttttgcACCCACAGGGCTTCTACTACTTCGCCATCATCGAAGATTTGGTGCTACGTTTCCTATGGGCCTTATCATTTTATCTAACCGAAATGAAAATTGTTAGCGGCGATATTATGTCATCCATAACGGGTATTTTGGAAGTATTCAGGTACCACTTAACCTTAAACTaataattatattcaataaaaacacatattttttcttcaaaaacagACGTTTCGTTTGGAACTTCTTCCGCTTGGAGAACGAACATCTCAACAATTGCGGTAAGTTCCGTGCCGTACGCGATATTTCAATTGCACCCATCGATTCATCGGATCAAACGCAAATATTGCGCATGATGGACGAGCCGGAGGGCGTTATAAATCGTTATACGAAAACTAATCGTCCCAAACCGAAAAAGAATAAGGATCCCGAGAAGCGTAGCTTGCTACAGCAACGTGGTTCACTGCAGGATCTTACCATCGATATTGATGGCacgaagaaattgtaaattcgTGCGTTTAAATGATCTTAAACTAAAACTTAAGTAACAGTGAAGTACTGAAAAGCGCTGATCCCACTTGAAATAACAGTAAAGAAATGTATGCTTCCATTGTGCGAATTGTAAGGTATATTAGTGAAAACGTAAAACTTAGCCAATAAGCCATAATAGTGTAATAATGATGATAATGTATACGtttgccagccagccagccatctTTCATACACTCAAACATAGCTACATTTAGTACAATTTTCTTTTGGGCATTAATTTAAGTACTTAAAGTTAACGCAGTTTGCGattcttattttctattttataccACCTACCGCTATTTGCCAACAGTACTTTCAGTTCAATACGAAGTGTGAAAAGTGAAATCC
This genomic interval carries:
- the LOC105208979 gene encoding xenotropic and polytropic retrovirus receptor 1, which gives rise to MKFAEHLSAHITPEWRKQYINYEEMKAMLYMAVEEAPSVDSVEDEVLKRHFANFDENFFHYCDKELKKINTFYSEKLAEATRKFATLNAELKTCIEESERSAKKSKSLKKPGLPHRKVAELRLAFSEFYLSLILLQNYQNLNHTGFRKILKKHDKLLRVDTGAKWRQEYVEASHFFTNKDIDNIINETETTVTTELESGDRTRAMKRLRVPPLGEQQSPWTTFKVGLFSGSFIVLAIVVILSAIFHDITGENLKVTFRLYRGPLLIIEFIFLIGVNIYGWRSSGVNHVLIFELDPRNHLSEQHLMELSAIFGVIWTLSMLSYLYSASLSIPAFINPLTLTIVMVAFLLNPFHVFHHDARFWLLRITGRMVAAPFFHVGFADFWLGDQLNSLTTALLDFEYLVCFYFTNGDWFEARDATACMEKDFIIRPIFNCLPAWFRFAQCLRRYRDTREAFPHLVNAGKYSSTFAVVIFATLRSFNGHYYSSTFDNPYTWLWIIASIISSCYAYTWDIKMDWGLFDKNAGENTFLREEIVYSTGFYYFAIIEDLVLRFLWALSFYLTEMKIVSGDIMSSITGILEVFRRFVWNFFRLENEHLNNCGKFRAVRDISIAPIDSSDQTQILRMMDEPEGVINRYTKTNRPKPKKNKDPEKRSLLQQRGSLQDLTIDIDGTKKL